Proteins encoded by one window of Catharus ustulatus isolate bCatUst1 chromosome Z, bCatUst1.pri.v2, whole genome shotgun sequence:
- the MED18 gene encoding mediator of RNA polymerase II transcription subunit 18, giving the protein MEAPPVTMMPVTGGTINMMEYLLQGSVLDQSLESLLHRLRGLCDNMEPETFLDHEMVFLLKGQQASPFVLRARRSMDKSGMPWHLRYLGQPEIGDKNRHALVRNCVDIATSDNLTDFLVEMGFRMDHEFVAKGHVFRKGIMKIVVYKIFRILMPGNTESIEPLSLSYLVELSVVAPAGQDIVSDDMRNFAEQLKPLVHLEKIDPKRLM; this is encoded by the exons ATGGAGGCGCCGCCGGTGACCATGATGCCCGTCACGGGCGGCACCATCAACATGATGGAATACCTGCTCCAAG GGAGCGTGCTGGACCAGAGCCTGGAGAGCCTCCTGCACCGCCTGCGCGGGCTGTGCGACAACATGGAGCCCGAGACCTTCCTGGACCACGAGATGGTGTTCCTGCTGAAGGGGCAGCAGGCCAGCCCGTTCGTGCTGCGCGCTCGGCGCTCCATGGACAAGAGCGGGATGCCCTGGCACCTGCGCTACCTGGGACAGCCCGAAATAGGCGACAAGAACCGCCACGCGCTCGTGCGCAACTGCGTGGACATCGCCACGTCCGACAACCTGACGGACTTCCTGGTGGAGATGGGCTTCCGCATGGACCACGAGTTCGTGGCCAAAGGGCACGTGTTCCGCAAGGGCATCATGAAGATCGTGGTGTACAAGATCTTCCGCATACTGATGCCAGGAAACACGGAGAGCATtgagcccctctccctctcctaCTTGGTGGAGCTCAGCGTGGTTGCGCCGGCAGGGCAGGACATTGTTTCTGATGACATGAGGAACTTTGCTGAGCAGCTGAAGCCTCTAGTACACCTGGAGAAAATTGACCCCAAAAGACTAATGTGA